A window from Mytilus galloprovincialis chromosome 8, xbMytGall1.hap1.1, whole genome shotgun sequence encodes these proteins:
- the LOC143041940 gene encoding uncharacterized protein LOC143041940 isoform X5 — protein sequence MQFKICNLSTMHQTIAYWMETGMESDVSDHLDHEEMYLMLQADMLAIKRQENALQTDIDDINQKFNSLIADVGLEPTEYPVNRHLLGNPSTPSFLQRNTPTRSHITCLDTTSCDEDVLLQKMLQGPLVSINSLSSDSIYDDSAMTLIIDNNSNYIPSPKPVSPSNLVPNIDQPEPSSSDISNASNGSSGYPRSTGSDSSDDNQCVPDIDDRQEELLSRLHYYGDFTIDRQSKIDNLTARLTNTPVDNLNNMTASATEEIFTREVVGCEQEYIPPGFGQPSRSTTRSTSSNSSTSSPRRHRSKRISRAQRNRTSSSSGSRRSISIPQASSTMIEDFSPSSHSSGSSKHRSSSIPRASSTMIEDPTSSSCRPNSVYSDDMESVYCWSIKESSDDVPLEESYYRNINRVCSKPPLPPKKVLPSSCGTSLAESNCNNESVSMIASTTRRQDVISDSLYDDVTFYNKARTLPRTSTRTDLNGNTKSSGSSIEARRASMPDMVSVMLSENDNVQSVPNSSASTHSSSLGDRPAIPGKSSSSGSNSNTSPPTSNDTRNTQAMCDSLLTDSPNSLSSTGVFAPNNSPYSSRASPVSEPEPLGPPAPPSSYKSKSSKEEQVFKKPKSIVPIWKLFRFRRSKPKSAENITSTPLRRPSSTHSDPVSKKKLFTIQSPEVHLHNKRAVAKKLRRFSQSFHQKDTSEIHTLATL from the exons actgGATGGAAACAGGCATGGAGTCCGACGTTTCTGACCATCTTGACCACGAAGAGATGTACCTCATGCTGCAAGCTGATATG TTAGCCATTAAACGCCAAGAAAATGCCTTGCAGACTGACATTGATGATATCAACCAGAAGTTCAACTCACTTATCGCTGATGTTGGTTTAGAACCTACCGAGTACCCAGTCAACAGACATCTGTTGGGCAACCCATCAACACCATCATTCTTACAACGTAACACACCAACCAGGAGCCACATCACTTGTCTAGATACCACTTCCTGTGACGAAGATGTACTTCTCCAAAAGATGCTCCAGGGACCTCTTGTATCCATCAACTCACTCAGCAGTGACAGCATCTATGATGACTCAGCCATGACGTTAATCATCGACAACAACAGTAACTATATTCCATCACCTAAGCCAGTGTCACCTTCCAACTTGGTACCAAACATTGACCAACCAGAGCCATCATCATCAGACATTAGTAACGCTAGCAACGGTTCCAGTGGTTACCCAAGGTCAACAGGGTCAGACTCCTCAGATGACAACCAGTGCGTTCCAGACATCGATGATCGTCAAGAAGAGCTTCTGTCCAGACTTCACTACTACGGTGACTTCACGATAGATCGCCAGAGTAAGATCGACAATTTGACAGCCAGACTCACAAACACTCCTGTTGACAACCTTAACAACATGACTGCCTCAGCTACCGAAGAGATCTTCACCAGAGAAGTCGTTGGCTGCGAGCAAGAGTACATACCACCAGGTTTTGGTCAACCATCTCGTTCCACAACACGCTCTACCAGTTCTAATTCTTCAACATCATCACCACGTCGTCACAGGTCAAAGCGTATCAGCAGAGCTCAACGTAACCGTACCTCATCTTCCTCAGGCAGCCGTCGTAGCATCTCTATACCTCAGGCATCATCTACCATGATTGAAGACTTCTCACCATCTTCACACAGCAGTGGTAGCAGTAAGCATCGTAGTAGTTCCATACCAAGGGCATCCTCTACCATGATAGAAGATCCAACTTCATCATCTTGTCGGCCAAACTCTGTTTACTCTGATGACATGGAAAGCGTCTACTGTTGGTCCATCAAAGAGAGTTCCGATGATGTTCCTCTAGAAGAGTCCTACTACCGCAATATCAACAGGGTATGCAGTAAACCACCACTTCCACCAAAGAAGGTCCTGCCATCCAGTTGTGGAACAAGTCTTGCAGAGTCAAACTGTAACAACGAATCTGTGTCCATGATAGCCTCTACAACACGACGACAAGATGTAATCAGCGACAGTCTGTATGATGATGTCACCTTCTACAACAAGGCAAGAACTCTCCCACGTACAAGTACCAGAACCGACCTCAATGGAAACACCAAGTCTAGTGGTAGTTCCATTGAAGCCCGTCGTGCATCTATGCCAGACATGGTCAGCGTTATGTTATCTGAGAATGACAACGTACAGAGTGTTCCCAACTCCTCAGCCAGTACTCACTCTTCATCCTTAGGTGATCGTCCAGCCATCCCTGGCAAGTCTAGTTCTAGTGGAAGCAACAGCAACACTAGTCCACCAACTAGCAACGATACTCGTAACACCCAGGCAATGTGTGATTCATTACTCACAGACAGTCCTAACAGTCTCAGTAGTACTGGTGTCTTCGCTCCTAACAACTCGCCTTACTCATCTAGAGCTAGCCCAGTCAGCGAGCCAGAACCACTCGGTCCACCAGCACCACCATCCTCTTATAAGTCTAAGTCATCAAAAGAGGAACAAGTCTTCAAGAAACCAAAAAGCATTGTACCTATCTGGAAATTGTTCCGTTTCCGACGCAGTAAACCAAAGAGTGCTGAGAATATCACATCTACTCCACTACGTAGACCATCATCAACTCATAGTGACCCAGTCTCCAAGAAAAAGCTCTTCACCATCCAGTCACCTGAGGTTCACCTACACAACAAACGTGCAGTAGCCAAGAAATTACGTCGTTTCAGCCAGAGTTTCCATCAGAAAGATACATCTGAGATTCACACTCTTGCCACCTTATAG
- the LOC143041940 gene encoding uncharacterized protein LOC143041940 isoform X7 yields MVYELDRYFNSQDWMETGMESDVSDHLDHEEMYLMLQADMLAIKRQENALQTDIDDINQKFNSLIADVGLEPTEYPVNRHLLGNPSTPSFLQRNTPTRSHITCLDTTSCDEDVLLQKMLQGPLVSINSLSSDSIYDDSAMTLIIDNNSNYIPSPKPVSPSNLVPNIDQPEPSSSDISNASNGSSGYPRSTGSDSSDDNQCVPDIDDRQEELLSRLHYYGDFTIDRQSKIDNLTARLTNTPVDNLNNMTASATEEIFTREVVGCEQEYIPPGFGQPSRSTTRSTSSNSSTSSPRRHRSKRISRAQRNRTSSSSGSRRSISIPQASSTMIEDFSPSSHSSGSSKHRSSSIPRASSTMIEDPTSSSCRPNSVYSDDMESVYCWSIKESSDDVPLEESYYRNINRVCSKPPLPPKKVLPSSCGTSLAESNCNNESVSMIASTTRRQDVISDSLYDDVTFYNKARTLPRTSTRTDLNGNTKSSGSSIEARRASMPDMVSVMLSENDNVQSVPNSSASTHSSSLGDRPAIPGKSSSSGSNSNTSPPTSNDTRNTQAMCDSLLTDSPNSLSSTGVFAPNNSPYSSRASPVSEPEPLGPPAPPSSYKSKSSKEEQVFKKPKSIVPIWKLFRFRRSKPKSAENITSTPLRRPSSTHSDPVSKKKLFTIQSPEVHLHNKRAVAKKLRRFSQSFHQKDTSEIHTLATL; encoded by the exons actgGATGGAAACAGGCATGGAGTCCGACGTTTCTGACCATCTTGACCACGAAGAGATGTACCTCATGCTGCAAGCTGATATG TTAGCCATTAAACGCCAAGAAAATGCCTTGCAGACTGACATTGATGATATCAACCAGAAGTTCAACTCACTTATCGCTGATGTTGGTTTAGAACCTACCGAGTACCCAGTCAACAGACATCTGTTGGGCAACCCATCAACACCATCATTCTTACAACGTAACACACCAACCAGGAGCCACATCACTTGTCTAGATACCACTTCCTGTGACGAAGATGTACTTCTCCAAAAGATGCTCCAGGGACCTCTTGTATCCATCAACTCACTCAGCAGTGACAGCATCTATGATGACTCAGCCATGACGTTAATCATCGACAACAACAGTAACTATATTCCATCACCTAAGCCAGTGTCACCTTCCAACTTGGTACCAAACATTGACCAACCAGAGCCATCATCATCAGACATTAGTAACGCTAGCAACGGTTCCAGTGGTTACCCAAGGTCAACAGGGTCAGACTCCTCAGATGACAACCAGTGCGTTCCAGACATCGATGATCGTCAAGAAGAGCTTCTGTCCAGACTTCACTACTACGGTGACTTCACGATAGATCGCCAGAGTAAGATCGACAATTTGACAGCCAGACTCACAAACACTCCTGTTGACAACCTTAACAACATGACTGCCTCAGCTACCGAAGAGATCTTCACCAGAGAAGTCGTTGGCTGCGAGCAAGAGTACATACCACCAGGTTTTGGTCAACCATCTCGTTCCACAACACGCTCTACCAGTTCTAATTCTTCAACATCATCACCACGTCGTCACAGGTCAAAGCGTATCAGCAGAGCTCAACGTAACCGTACCTCATCTTCCTCAGGCAGCCGTCGTAGCATCTCTATACCTCAGGCATCATCTACCATGATTGAAGACTTCTCACCATCTTCACACAGCAGTGGTAGCAGTAAGCATCGTAGTAGTTCCATACCAAGGGCATCCTCTACCATGATAGAAGATCCAACTTCATCATCTTGTCGGCCAAACTCTGTTTACTCTGATGACATGGAAAGCGTCTACTGTTGGTCCATCAAAGAGAGTTCCGATGATGTTCCTCTAGAAGAGTCCTACTACCGCAATATCAACAGGGTATGCAGTAAACCACCACTTCCACCAAAGAAGGTCCTGCCATCCAGTTGTGGAACAAGTCTTGCAGAGTCAAACTGTAACAACGAATCTGTGTCCATGATAGCCTCTACAACACGACGACAAGATGTAATCAGCGACAGTCTGTATGATGATGTCACCTTCTACAACAAGGCAAGAACTCTCCCACGTACAAGTACCAGAACCGACCTCAATGGAAACACCAAGTCTAGTGGTAGTTCCATTGAAGCCCGTCGTGCATCTATGCCAGACATGGTCAGCGTTATGTTATCTGAGAATGACAACGTACAGAGTGTTCCCAACTCCTCAGCCAGTACTCACTCTTCATCCTTAGGTGATCGTCCAGCCATCCCTGGCAAGTCTAGTTCTAGTGGAAGCAACAGCAACACTAGTCCACCAACTAGCAACGATACTCGTAACACCCAGGCAATGTGTGATTCATTACTCACAGACAGTCCTAACAGTCTCAGTAGTACTGGTGTCTTCGCTCCTAACAACTCGCCTTACTCATCTAGAGCTAGCCCAGTCAGCGAGCCAGAACCACTCGGTCCACCAGCACCACCATCCTCTTATAAGTCTAAGTCATCAAAAGAGGAACAAGTCTTCAAGAAACCAAAAAGCATTGTACCTATCTGGAAATTGTTCCGTTTCCGACGCAGTAAACCAAAGAGTGCTGAGAATATCACATCTACTCCACTACGTAGACCATCATCAACTCATAGTGACCCAGTCTCCAAGAAAAAGCTCTTCACCATCCAGTCACCTGAGGTTCACCTACACAACAAACGTGCAGTAGCCAAGAAATTACGTCGTTTCAGCCAGAGTTTCCATCAGAAAGATACATCTGAGATTCACACTCTTGCCACCTTATAG
- the LOC143041940 gene encoding uncharacterized protein LOC143041940 isoform X9 has translation MLYWKSVATDWMETGMESDVSDHLDHEEMYLMLQADMLAIKRQENALQTDIDDINQKFNSLIADVGLEPTEYPVNRHLLGNPSTPSFLQRNTPTRSHITCLDTTSCDEDVLLQKMLQGPLVSINSLSSDSIYDDSAMTLIIDNNSNYIPSPKPVSPSNLVPNIDQPEPSSSDISNASNGSSGYPRSTGSDSSDDNQCVPDIDDRQEELLSRLHYYGDFTIDRQSKIDNLTARLTNTPVDNLNNMTASATEEIFTREVVGCEQEYIPPGFGQPSRSTTRSTSSNSSTSSPRRHRSKRISRAQRNRTSSSSGSRRSISIPQASSTMIEDFSPSSHSSGSSKHRSSSIPRASSTMIEDPTSSSCRPNSVYSDDMESVYCWSIKESSDDVPLEESYYRNINRVCSKPPLPPKKVLPSSCGTSLAESNCNNESVSMIASTTRRQDVISDSLYDDVTFYNKARTLPRTSTRTDLNGNTKSSGSSIEARRASMPDMVSVMLSENDNVQSVPNSSASTHSSSLGDRPAIPGKSSSSGSNSNTSPPTSNDTRNTQAMCDSLLTDSPNSLSSTGVFAPNNSPYSSRASPVSEPEPLGPPAPPSSYKSKSSKEEQVFKKPKSIVPIWKLFRFRRSKPKSAENITSTPLRRPSSTHSDPVSKKKLFTIQSPEVHLHNKRAVAKKLRRFSQSFHQKDTSEIHTLATL, from the exons actgGATGGAAACAGGCATGGAGTCCGACGTTTCTGACCATCTTGACCACGAAGAGATGTACCTCATGCTGCAAGCTGATATG TTAGCCATTAAACGCCAAGAAAATGCCTTGCAGACTGACATTGATGATATCAACCAGAAGTTCAACTCACTTATCGCTGATGTTGGTTTAGAACCTACCGAGTACCCAGTCAACAGACATCTGTTGGGCAACCCATCAACACCATCATTCTTACAACGTAACACACCAACCAGGAGCCACATCACTTGTCTAGATACCACTTCCTGTGACGAAGATGTACTTCTCCAAAAGATGCTCCAGGGACCTCTTGTATCCATCAACTCACTCAGCAGTGACAGCATCTATGATGACTCAGCCATGACGTTAATCATCGACAACAACAGTAACTATATTCCATCACCTAAGCCAGTGTCACCTTCCAACTTGGTACCAAACATTGACCAACCAGAGCCATCATCATCAGACATTAGTAACGCTAGCAACGGTTCCAGTGGTTACCCAAGGTCAACAGGGTCAGACTCCTCAGATGACAACCAGTGCGTTCCAGACATCGATGATCGTCAAGAAGAGCTTCTGTCCAGACTTCACTACTACGGTGACTTCACGATAGATCGCCAGAGTAAGATCGACAATTTGACAGCCAGACTCACAAACACTCCTGTTGACAACCTTAACAACATGACTGCCTCAGCTACCGAAGAGATCTTCACCAGAGAAGTCGTTGGCTGCGAGCAAGAGTACATACCACCAGGTTTTGGTCAACCATCTCGTTCCACAACACGCTCTACCAGTTCTAATTCTTCAACATCATCACCACGTCGTCACAGGTCAAAGCGTATCAGCAGAGCTCAACGTAACCGTACCTCATCTTCCTCAGGCAGCCGTCGTAGCATCTCTATACCTCAGGCATCATCTACCATGATTGAAGACTTCTCACCATCTTCACACAGCAGTGGTAGCAGTAAGCATCGTAGTAGTTCCATACCAAGGGCATCCTCTACCATGATAGAAGATCCAACTTCATCATCTTGTCGGCCAAACTCTGTTTACTCTGATGACATGGAAAGCGTCTACTGTTGGTCCATCAAAGAGAGTTCCGATGATGTTCCTCTAGAAGAGTCCTACTACCGCAATATCAACAGGGTATGCAGTAAACCACCACTTCCACCAAAGAAGGTCCTGCCATCCAGTTGTGGAACAAGTCTTGCAGAGTCAAACTGTAACAACGAATCTGTGTCCATGATAGCCTCTACAACACGACGACAAGATGTAATCAGCGACAGTCTGTATGATGATGTCACCTTCTACAACAAGGCAAGAACTCTCCCACGTACAAGTACCAGAACCGACCTCAATGGAAACACCAAGTCTAGTGGTAGTTCCATTGAAGCCCGTCGTGCATCTATGCCAGACATGGTCAGCGTTATGTTATCTGAGAATGACAACGTACAGAGTGTTCCCAACTCCTCAGCCAGTACTCACTCTTCATCCTTAGGTGATCGTCCAGCCATCCCTGGCAAGTCTAGTTCTAGTGGAAGCAACAGCAACACTAGTCCACCAACTAGCAACGATACTCGTAACACCCAGGCAATGTGTGATTCATTACTCACAGACAGTCCTAACAGTCTCAGTAGTACTGGTGTCTTCGCTCCTAACAACTCGCCTTACTCATCTAGAGCTAGCCCAGTCAGCGAGCCAGAACCACTCGGTCCACCAGCACCACCATCCTCTTATAAGTCTAAGTCATCAAAAGAGGAACAAGTCTTCAAGAAACCAAAAAGCATTGTACCTATCTGGAAATTGTTCCGTTTCCGACGCAGTAAACCAAAGAGTGCTGAGAATATCACATCTACTCCACTACGTAGACCATCATCAACTCATAGTGACCCAGTCTCCAAGAAAAAGCTCTTCACCATCCAGTCACCTGAGGTTCACCTACACAACAAACGTGCAGTAGCCAAGAAATTACGTCGTTTCAGCCAGAGTTTCCATCAGAAAGATACATCTGAGATTCACACTCTTGCCACCTTATAG
- the LOC143041940 gene encoding uncharacterized protein LOC143041940 isoform X4: MVMESPQDTVEIGDFGDTDWMETGMESDVSDHLDHEEMYLMLQADMLAIKRQENALQTDIDDINQKFNSLIADVGLEPTEYPVNRHLLGNPSTPSFLQRNTPTRSHITCLDTTSCDEDVLLQKMLQGPLVSINSLSSDSIYDDSAMTLIIDNNSNYIPSPKPVSPSNLVPNIDQPEPSSSDISNASNGSSGYPRSTGSDSSDDNQCVPDIDDRQEELLSRLHYYGDFTIDRQSKIDNLTARLTNTPVDNLNNMTASATEEIFTREVVGCEQEYIPPGFGQPSRSTTRSTSSNSSTSSPRRHRSKRISRAQRNRTSSSSGSRRSISIPQASSTMIEDFSPSSHSSGSSKHRSSSIPRASSTMIEDPTSSSCRPNSVYSDDMESVYCWSIKESSDDVPLEESYYRNINRVCSKPPLPPKKVLPSSCGTSLAESNCNNESVSMIASTTRRQDVISDSLYDDVTFYNKARTLPRTSTRTDLNGNTKSSGSSIEARRASMPDMVSVMLSENDNVQSVPNSSASTHSSSLGDRPAIPGKSSSSGSNSNTSPPTSNDTRNTQAMCDSLLTDSPNSLSSTGVFAPNNSPYSSRASPVSEPEPLGPPAPPSSYKSKSSKEEQVFKKPKSIVPIWKLFRFRRSKPKSAENITSTPLRRPSSTHSDPVSKKKLFTIQSPEVHLHNKRAVAKKLRRFSQSFHQKDTSEIHTLATL; the protein is encoded by the exons actgGATGGAAACAGGCATGGAGTCCGACGTTTCTGACCATCTTGACCACGAAGAGATGTACCTCATGCTGCAAGCTGATATG TTAGCCATTAAACGCCAAGAAAATGCCTTGCAGACTGACATTGATGATATCAACCAGAAGTTCAACTCACTTATCGCTGATGTTGGTTTAGAACCTACCGAGTACCCAGTCAACAGACATCTGTTGGGCAACCCATCAACACCATCATTCTTACAACGTAACACACCAACCAGGAGCCACATCACTTGTCTAGATACCACTTCCTGTGACGAAGATGTACTTCTCCAAAAGATGCTCCAGGGACCTCTTGTATCCATCAACTCACTCAGCAGTGACAGCATCTATGATGACTCAGCCATGACGTTAATCATCGACAACAACAGTAACTATATTCCATCACCTAAGCCAGTGTCACCTTCCAACTTGGTACCAAACATTGACCAACCAGAGCCATCATCATCAGACATTAGTAACGCTAGCAACGGTTCCAGTGGTTACCCAAGGTCAACAGGGTCAGACTCCTCAGATGACAACCAGTGCGTTCCAGACATCGATGATCGTCAAGAAGAGCTTCTGTCCAGACTTCACTACTACGGTGACTTCACGATAGATCGCCAGAGTAAGATCGACAATTTGACAGCCAGACTCACAAACACTCCTGTTGACAACCTTAACAACATGACTGCCTCAGCTACCGAAGAGATCTTCACCAGAGAAGTCGTTGGCTGCGAGCAAGAGTACATACCACCAGGTTTTGGTCAACCATCTCGTTCCACAACACGCTCTACCAGTTCTAATTCTTCAACATCATCACCACGTCGTCACAGGTCAAAGCGTATCAGCAGAGCTCAACGTAACCGTACCTCATCTTCCTCAGGCAGCCGTCGTAGCATCTCTATACCTCAGGCATCATCTACCATGATTGAAGACTTCTCACCATCTTCACACAGCAGTGGTAGCAGTAAGCATCGTAGTAGTTCCATACCAAGGGCATCCTCTACCATGATAGAAGATCCAACTTCATCATCTTGTCGGCCAAACTCTGTTTACTCTGATGACATGGAAAGCGTCTACTGTTGGTCCATCAAAGAGAGTTCCGATGATGTTCCTCTAGAAGAGTCCTACTACCGCAATATCAACAGGGTATGCAGTAAACCACCACTTCCACCAAAGAAGGTCCTGCCATCCAGTTGTGGAACAAGTCTTGCAGAGTCAAACTGTAACAACGAATCTGTGTCCATGATAGCCTCTACAACACGACGACAAGATGTAATCAGCGACAGTCTGTATGATGATGTCACCTTCTACAACAAGGCAAGAACTCTCCCACGTACAAGTACCAGAACCGACCTCAATGGAAACACCAAGTCTAGTGGTAGTTCCATTGAAGCCCGTCGTGCATCTATGCCAGACATGGTCAGCGTTATGTTATCTGAGAATGACAACGTACAGAGTGTTCCCAACTCCTCAGCCAGTACTCACTCTTCATCCTTAGGTGATCGTCCAGCCATCCCTGGCAAGTCTAGTTCTAGTGGAAGCAACAGCAACACTAGTCCACCAACTAGCAACGATACTCGTAACACCCAGGCAATGTGTGATTCATTACTCACAGACAGTCCTAACAGTCTCAGTAGTACTGGTGTCTTCGCTCCTAACAACTCGCCTTACTCATCTAGAGCTAGCCCAGTCAGCGAGCCAGAACCACTCGGTCCACCAGCACCACCATCCTCTTATAAGTCTAAGTCATCAAAAGAGGAACAAGTCTTCAAGAAACCAAAAAGCATTGTACCTATCTGGAAATTGTTCCGTTTCCGACGCAGTAAACCAAAGAGTGCTGAGAATATCACATCTACTCCACTACGTAGACCATCATCAACTCATAGTGACCCAGTCTCCAAGAAAAAGCTCTTCACCATCCAGTCACCTGAGGTTCACCTACACAACAAACGTGCAGTAGCCAAGAAATTACGTCGTTTCAGCCAGAGTTTCCATCAGAAAGATACATCTGAGATTCACACTCTTGCCACCTTATAG
- the LOC143041940 gene encoding uncharacterized protein LOC143041940 isoform X2 — protein MYLYDYSSDSLGSSPRLVNYFDWMETGMESDVSDHLDHEEMYLMLQADMLAIKRQENALQTDIDDINQKFNSLIADVGLEPTEYPVNRHLLGNPSTPSFLQRNTPTRSHITCLDTTSCDEDVLLQKMLQGPLVSINSLSSDSIYDDSAMTLIIDNNSNYIPSPKPVSPSNLVPNIDQPEPSSSDISNASNGSSGYPRSTGSDSSDDNQCVPDIDDRQEELLSRLHYYGDFTIDRQSKIDNLTARLTNTPVDNLNNMTASATEEIFTREVVGCEQEYIPPGFGQPSRSTTRSTSSNSSTSSPRRHRSKRISRAQRNRTSSSSGSRRSISIPQASSTMIEDFSPSSHSSGSSKHRSSSIPRASSTMIEDPTSSSCRPNSVYSDDMESVYCWSIKESSDDVPLEESYYRNINRVCSKPPLPPKKVLPSSCGTSLAESNCNNESVSMIASTTRRQDVISDSLYDDVTFYNKARTLPRTSTRTDLNGNTKSSGSSIEARRASMPDMVSVMLSENDNVQSVPNSSASTHSSSLGDRPAIPGKSSSSGSNSNTSPPTSNDTRNTQAMCDSLLTDSPNSLSSTGVFAPNNSPYSSRASPVSEPEPLGPPAPPSSYKSKSSKEEQVFKKPKSIVPIWKLFRFRRSKPKSAENITSTPLRRPSSTHSDPVSKKKLFTIQSPEVHLHNKRAVAKKLRRFSQSFHQKDTSEIHTLATL, from the exons ATGTATCTCTACGATTACTCTAGTGATTCTCTAGGATCTTCTCCTAGATTAGTTAACTATTTTG actgGATGGAAACAGGCATGGAGTCCGACGTTTCTGACCATCTTGACCACGAAGAGATGTACCTCATGCTGCAAGCTGATATG TTAGCCATTAAACGCCAAGAAAATGCCTTGCAGACTGACATTGATGATATCAACCAGAAGTTCAACTCACTTATCGCTGATGTTGGTTTAGAACCTACCGAGTACCCAGTCAACAGACATCTGTTGGGCAACCCATCAACACCATCATTCTTACAACGTAACACACCAACCAGGAGCCACATCACTTGTCTAGATACCACTTCCTGTGACGAAGATGTACTTCTCCAAAAGATGCTCCAGGGACCTCTTGTATCCATCAACTCACTCAGCAGTGACAGCATCTATGATGACTCAGCCATGACGTTAATCATCGACAACAACAGTAACTATATTCCATCACCTAAGCCAGTGTCACCTTCCAACTTGGTACCAAACATTGACCAACCAGAGCCATCATCATCAGACATTAGTAACGCTAGCAACGGTTCCAGTGGTTACCCAAGGTCAACAGGGTCAGACTCCTCAGATGACAACCAGTGCGTTCCAGACATCGATGATCGTCAAGAAGAGCTTCTGTCCAGACTTCACTACTACGGTGACTTCACGATAGATCGCCAGAGTAAGATCGACAATTTGACAGCCAGACTCACAAACACTCCTGTTGACAACCTTAACAACATGACTGCCTCAGCTACCGAAGAGATCTTCACCAGAGAAGTCGTTGGCTGCGAGCAAGAGTACATACCACCAGGTTTTGGTCAACCATCTCGTTCCACAACACGCTCTACCAGTTCTAATTCTTCAACATCATCACCACGTCGTCACAGGTCAAAGCGTATCAGCAGAGCTCAACGTAACCGTACCTCATCTTCCTCAGGCAGCCGTCGTAGCATCTCTATACCTCAGGCATCATCTACCATGATTGAAGACTTCTCACCATCTTCACACAGCAGTGGTAGCAGTAAGCATCGTAGTAGTTCCATACCAAGGGCATCCTCTACCATGATAGAAGATCCAACTTCATCATCTTGTCGGCCAAACTCTGTTTACTCTGATGACATGGAAAGCGTCTACTGTTGGTCCATCAAAGAGAGTTCCGATGATGTTCCTCTAGAAGAGTCCTACTACCGCAATATCAACAGGGTATGCAGTAAACCACCACTTCCACCAAAGAAGGTCCTGCCATCCAGTTGTGGAACAAGTCTTGCAGAGTCAAACTGTAACAACGAATCTGTGTCCATGATAGCCTCTACAACACGACGACAAGATGTAATCAGCGACAGTCTGTATGATGATGTCACCTTCTACAACAAGGCAAGAACTCTCCCACGTACAAGTACCAGAACCGACCTCAATGGAAACACCAAGTCTAGTGGTAGTTCCATTGAAGCCCGTCGTGCATCTATGCCAGACATGGTCAGCGTTATGTTATCTGAGAATGACAACGTACAGAGTGTTCCCAACTCCTCAGCCAGTACTCACTCTTCATCCTTAGGTGATCGTCCAGCCATCCCTGGCAAGTCTAGTTCTAGTGGAAGCAACAGCAACACTAGTCCACCAACTAGCAACGATACTCGTAACACCCAGGCAATGTGTGATTCATTACTCACAGACAGTCCTAACAGTCTCAGTAGTACTGGTGTCTTCGCTCCTAACAACTCGCCTTACTCATCTAGAGCTAGCCCAGTCAGCGAGCCAGAACCACTCGGTCCACCAGCACCACCATCCTCTTATAAGTCTAAGTCATCAAAAGAGGAACAAGTCTTCAAGAAACCAAAAAGCATTGTACCTATCTGGAAATTGTTCCGTTTCCGACGCAGTAAACCAAAGAGTGCTGAGAATATCACATCTACTCCACTACGTAGACCATCATCAACTCATAGTGACCCAGTCTCCAAGAAAAAGCTCTTCACCATCCAGTCACCTGAGGTTCACCTACACAACAAACGTGCAGTAGCCAAGAAATTACGTCGTTTCAGCCAGAGTTTCCATCAGAAAGATACATCTGAGATTCACACTCTTGCCACCTTATAG